Proteins from a genomic interval of Bdellovibrio sp. GT3:
- a CDS encoding JmjC domain-containing protein: MKSALLDQKFWRSFAKNHWEKKPLLLRNVKSGLLEMSAAEIFDLLVLFADRCRELNDPTGFKFYTEGVKADAEDVLYVLPLKSDKSLAGYHKRMNSQFPDYCLVCDELLQVNLKKQNLLTEFTDELYRHVGFPNRFSEMGLYLGNYKKTPFGVHVDSCGVFSFPVAGTKKFRLWSAAYGDQHPELDRTFNYEKHKKHSQLLEVGPGDMTYWPSSEWHIAESDGSFSATWSLGVWVDKQHKDMFSDSLKNLLDAKLGAAGTQVTTTFKSLHGNSGEVTELPPAYVQSLKLLQKMNPLELQDALLQDWMKHISLQGFKSMPVDAAKITAKSKIQLRHEKSLILWQQSLVNKKNHHIAFGGALLESSSANLLKLIKDLNTGKACAVNSYLKGTQLKKDLSLLQVLADAGACAQVCMEKSTRP, encoded by the coding sequence ATGAAGTCAGCTCTCCTTGATCAAAAATTCTGGCGCAGTTTCGCCAAAAACCATTGGGAAAAAAAGCCCCTCCTTTTACGAAACGTAAAATCGGGTCTATTGGAAATGAGTGCCGCTGAAATCTTTGATCTGCTGGTTTTATTTGCTGATCGCTGCCGTGAATTGAACGACCCTACGGGCTTCAAATTTTATACGGAAGGAGTGAAGGCAGATGCAGAGGACGTTTTGTATGTGCTTCCCCTGAAATCAGACAAGTCTCTTGCTGGTTATCACAAACGCATGAACTCGCAATTCCCGGATTATTGCCTGGTGTGCGACGAGCTTTTGCAAGTGAATCTTAAAAAGCAAAATCTGCTGACTGAATTCACCGACGAACTGTATCGCCATGTAGGGTTTCCCAATCGTTTCTCTGAAATGGGCCTTTATCTTGGCAACTACAAGAAAACTCCTTTCGGTGTCCACGTAGACTCCTGCGGTGTTTTCAGCTTTCCCGTGGCTGGAACAAAAAAATTCCGCCTGTGGAGTGCGGCGTACGGTGACCAGCACCCGGAATTGGATCGCACCTTCAATTATGAAAAGCACAAAAAGCACTCGCAGCTTTTGGAAGTCGGCCCTGGAGACATGACCTACTGGCCTTCATCAGAGTGGCATATCGCTGAATCTGACGGCTCCTTCAGTGCAACTTGGTCCCTGGGTGTTTGGGTGGATAAACAGCATAAGGACATGTTTTCGGATTCCTTAAAAAATCTGCTTGATGCCAAGCTGGGTGCCGCAGGCACCCAAGTGACAACGACCTTTAAATCCTTGCACGGTAACTCGGGCGAAGTCACAGAGCTTCCTCCGGCCTACGTTCAGTCACTTAAGCTTTTGCAAAAAATGAATCCCCTGGAGTTGCAAGATGCTCTTTTGCAAGATTGGATGAAGCACATCTCGCTTCAGGGTTTTAAGTCGATGCCGGTTGATGCGGCAAAAATAACAGCAAAATCAAAAATCCAATTGCGCCACGAAAAGTCCCTGATCCTGTGGCAGCAAAGTCTTGTAAATAAAAAGAATCACCATATCGCTTTCGGTGGTGCTTTGCTGGAAAGCTCCTCAGCCAATCTGCTTAAGCTGATTAAGGATCTGAATACCGGCAAAGCTTGCGCAGTGAATTCATACCTCAAGGGCACCCAACTGAAAAAGGATCTTTCACTGTTGCAAGTACTGGCTGATGCCGGCGCCTGTGCACAGGTGTGCATGGAAAAATCCACACGCCCTTGA